One Paracoccaceae bacterium genomic region harbors:
- a CDS encoding type 1 glutamine amidotransferase: protein MRVTIVENTAVTHHGQVGVALHEAGALIDIHRPFLGQPLPETVDALIVFGGEQSAMDDAAHPYLPALAALMARTARAGLPVLGICLGAQVLARGMGATNILGAAPEFGWCDVTRTGADDPLLSSLPDRFPIFQWHSDTFTLPPGCVHLAGSPAAAVQAFRAGPRAWATQFHFEASRAVVADWARRFPQAVDRLDPAFRADMPARALAEGAAADAAGLTLARAFVAQIAG, encoded by the coding sequence ATGCGCGTCACCATCGTCGAGAACACCGCCGTCACCCATCACGGCCAGGTCGGGGTTGCCCTGCACGAGGCGGGCGCGCTGATCGACATCCATCGCCCGTTCCTGGGCCAGCCGCTTCCCGAAACCGTCGATGCGCTGATCGTGTTCGGCGGCGAACAGTCGGCGATGGACGATGCGGCGCATCCCTATCTGCCCGCACTCGCCGCGCTGATGGCGCGGACAGCGCGGGCCGGCCTGCCGGTGCTGGGCATCTGCCTCGGCGCGCAGGTGCTGGCGCGCGGCATGGGGGCCACCAACATCCTGGGCGCCGCGCCCGAGTTCGGCTGGTGCGACGTCACGCGGACAGGGGCCGACGACCCGCTGCTCTCGTCCCTGCCCGACCGGTTCCCGATCTTCCAGTGGCATTCCGATACCTTCACCCTGCCCCCGGGCTGCGTCCATCTGGCAGGCTCGCCCGCCGCCGCCGTGCAGGCGTTCCGCGCCGGTCCGCGCGCCTGGGCCACGCAGTTCCATTTCGAGGCCAGCCGCGCCGTGGTGGCCGACTGGGCTCGCCGCTTTCCGCAGGCGGTCGACCGGCTTGACCCGGCCTTCCGTGCCGACATGCCCGCCCGCGCCCTGGCCGAGGGTGCTGCGGCCGATGCCGCCGGGCTGACGCTCGCCCGGGCCTTCGTGGCACAGATCGCGGGTTGA
- the guaB gene encoding IMP dehydrogenase — MEIREALTFDDVLLVPAASSVLPSEADTSTFVTRRIRMNIPLLSSAMDTVTEGRMAIAMAQAGGIGVIHRNLDPEAQAREVRRVKRFESGVVYSPVTLTPDQTLADAKALMERYSITGFPVVRDGRVVGIVTNRDMRFATSDDTPVRVMMTADNLAILREPVDRAEAISLMKARRIEKLLVTDADGRLTGLLTLKDTEKSVLNPHACKDDLGRLRVAAASTVGDAGYERSQALIEAGVDLVVIDTAHGHSEGVARAVERIKRLSNEVQVVAGNVATAEATRALIGAGADAVKVGIGPGSICTTRIVAGVGVPQLTAIMDAAGAAGDVPVIADGGIKYSGDFAKAIAAGASCAMVGSAIAGTDESPGEVILYQGRSFKSYRGMGSLGAMARGSADRYFQKDAASDKLVPEGIEGQVPYKGAVAAVLHQMVGGLRAAMGYTGNATVAAMRRNCRFVRITGAGLKESHVHDVQITRESPNYRLG; from the coding sequence ATGGAGATTCGCGAGGCACTGACATTCGACGACGTGCTGCTGGTGCCTGCCGCCTCGTCGGTCCTGCCGTCCGAGGCCGACACCTCGACCTTCGTGACGCGCCGCATCCGCATGAACATTCCGCTGCTGTCCAGTGCCATGGACACGGTGACCGAGGGGCGCATGGCCATCGCCATGGCCCAGGCCGGGGGAATCGGGGTGATCCACCGCAACCTCGACCCCGAGGCGCAGGCGCGTGAGGTGCGGCGGGTGAAGCGCTTCGAAAGCGGTGTGGTCTACAGCCCGGTGACGCTGACCCCCGACCAGACGCTGGCCGATGCCAAGGCCCTGATGGAACGCTATTCGATCACAGGGTTCCCGGTGGTTCGGGATGGCAGGGTGGTGGGCATCGTCACCAACCGCGACATGCGCTTTGCCACATCCGACGACACGCCGGTGCGTGTGATGATGACGGCCGACAACCTTGCGATCCTGCGCGAACCGGTCGACCGAGCCGAGGCGATCTCGCTCATGAAGGCGCGGCGGATCGAGAAGCTGCTGGTGACAGATGCGGATGGGCGGCTGACCGGTCTGCTGACGCTGAAGGATACCGAGAAATCGGTGCTGAACCCCCATGCCTGCAAGGACGATCTGGGGCGGCTGCGGGTGGCGGCGGCGTCCACCGTGGGCGATGCGGGGTATGAGCGCAGCCAGGCGCTGATCGAGGCGGGGGTCGACCTTGTGGTGATCGACACGGCGCATGGCCATTCCGAGGGCGTGGCGCGCGCGGTCGAGCGGATCAAGCGGCTGTCGAACGAGGTGCAGGTCGTCGCGGGCAATGTGGCGACGGCCGAGGCGACGCGGGCGCTGATCGGTGCGGGGGCCGATGCGGTGAAGGTGGGCATCGGGCCGGGCAGCATCTGCACCACCCGCATCGTTGCGGGCGTGGGCGTGCCGCAGCTGACGGCGATCATGGATGCGGCGGGCGCGGCGGGCGACGTGCCGGTGATCGCGGATGGCGGCATCAAGTATTCCGGCGACTTCGCCAAGGCGATCGCCGCCGGGGCATCCTGCGCCATGGTGGGGTCGGCCATCGCGGGCACGGACGAAAGCCCCGGCGAGGTGATCCTGTACCAGGGGCGCAGCTTCAAGTCGTATCGCGGGATGGGGTCGCTGGGCGCCATGGCGCGGGGTTCGGCCGACCGCTATTTCCAGAAGGACGCGGCGTCCGACAAGCTGGTGCCTGAGGGGATCGAGGGGCAGGTGCCCTACAAGGGCGCGGTGGCGGCGGTGCTGCACCAGATGGTGGGCGGCCTGCGCGCTGCGATGGGCTATACGGGCAACGCCACCGTGGCCGCGATGCGCCGCAACTGCCGCTTCGTCAGGATCACCGGGGCGGGGCTGAAGGAAAGCCATGTGCATGACGTGCAGATCACCCGGGAAAGCCCGAACTACCGTCTGGGCTAG
- a CDS encoding tellurium resistance protein: MTRPPIFPPPQFPPVRLPAFARMPPAVFPAIMGLFGLGLALRRVDAAGAFADLLLGAVSALWLFAAGGYVVKVMRRPGVVAEDLRILPGRAGLAAGSLGCLLMAAAMVPLAPGLARGLLFGGLVLHGLVAALILRAILAGPAEARGVTPAWHLAFVGFIIGGLSAAPLGHAALAEVLLWAMLAVAGTIWAASLWQLATRVPPGPLRPLLAIHLAPASLLGLVAAGLGMEGIAAVFAGIGAAILLALVAAARWITVAGFSPLWAAFTFPLAAWAGLALAVGWTVPGLAALIAAFGIVPWIAARVLQMWVRGTLAAKTNAATA, encoded by the coding sequence ATGACGCGCCCCCCGATCTTTCCGCCACCGCAGTTCCCTCCGGTGCGGCTGCCCGCCTTCGCGCGGATGCCGCCTGCGGTGTTCCCGGCGATCATGGGCCTGTTCGGGCTGGGACTGGCGCTGCGCCGGGTGGATGCGGCGGGGGCATTCGCCGACCTGCTGCTGGGGGCGGTGTCGGCGCTGTGGCTGTTCGCCGCCGGCGGCTATGTGGTCAAGGTGATGCGCCGCCCGGGCGTGGTGGCCGAGGACCTGCGCATCCTGCCCGGGCGCGCCGGGCTGGCGGCGGGGTCGCTGGGCTGCCTGCTGATGGCGGCCGCGATGGTGCCGCTTGCGCCCGGGCTGGCGCGGGGCCTGCTGTTCGGCGGGCTGGTGCTGCACGGGCTGGTGGCGGCGCTGATCCTGCGGGCGATCCTGGCGGGCCCGGCCGAGGCGCGGGGGGTGACGCCCGCATGGCATCTGGCCTTTGTGGGTTTCATCATCGGCGGGTTGTCGGCCGCGCCGCTGGGCCATGCCGCGCTGGCAGAGGTGCTGCTGTGGGCCATGCTCGCGGTGGCCGGGACGATCTGGGCAGCAAGCCTGTGGCAACTGGCAACCCGCGTGCCGCCGGGGCCGCTGCGGCCGCTGCTGGCCATTCACCTGGCCCCGGCCAGCCTGCTGGGCCTGGTGGCGGCGGGGCTGGGGATGGAGGGCATCGCGGCGGTCTTTGCCGGGATCGGCGCCGCGATTCTGCTGGCACTGGTCGCTGCCGCCCGGTGGATCACCGTGGCGGGGTTCAGCCCGCTGTGGGCGGCCTTCACCTTTCCGCTGGCGGCCTGGGCGGGGCTGGCGCTGGCGGTGGGCTGGACGGTTCCGGGCCTTGCCGCGCTGATCGCGGCATTCGGCATCGTGCCCTGGATCGCGGCCCGGGTGCTGCAGATGTGGGTTCGCGGCACGCTGGCCGCAAAGACCAACGCGGCGACGGCCTGA
- a CDS encoding RsmB/NOP family class I SAM-dependent RNA methyltransferase has product MTPAARIAAAIGVLDRWLSGTPAEQALTNWARGSRFAGAGDRQAVRDLVFDGIRCRLSFAHMGGAGTGRGLMIGLLRARGDDPDSLFTGEGHAPAPLLPAERGTAADMPDLVALDCPDWIAPALRDSLGDRFAPVMQALRSRAPMFLRVNTARITRTAAAARLADEGIATEPHALAETALRVISGGRGVQRCTVFAEGLVEVQDAASQAVVETLPVAAGDRVLDLCAGGGGKALALAARGARVTAHDANAGRMRDLPGRAARAGARIDLSDRPEAVAPFDLVLADVPCSGSGAWRRSPEEKWRLTAGALADLVALQAAILDRAAGLVRPGGSLAYATCSLLRAENDAQARGFAARHPGFRPQMSRHWTPLDGGDGFFVAIFERAT; this is encoded by the coding sequence ATGACCCCCGCTGCCCGGATCGCCGCCGCCATCGGCGTGCTGGATCGCTGGCTGTCCGGAACCCCGGCCGAGCAGGCGCTGACAAACTGGGCGCGCGGCAGCCGGTTCGCCGGGGCCGGGGACCGGCAGGCGGTGCGTGACCTGGTGTTCGATGGCATCCGCTGCCGCCTCTCCTTCGCGCACATGGGCGGGGCCGGGACGGGGCGTGGCCTGATGATCGGGCTCTTGCGGGCGCGCGGGGACGACCCCGACAGCCTGTTCACCGGCGAGGGCCACGCCCCGGCGCCGCTCTTGCCGGCCGAGCGCGGCACGGCGGCGGACATGCCGGATCTGGTCGCGCTGGATTGTCCCGACTGGATCGCGCCCGCGTTGCGCGACAGTCTGGGCGACCGCTTTGCCCCGGTCATGCAGGCGCTGCGCAGCCGCGCGCCGATGTTCCTGCGGGTCAACACGGCCCGCATCACGCGCACGGCGGCGGCCGCGCGGCTGGCCGATGAGGGCATCGCCACCGAGCCGCATGCGCTGGCCGAGACCGCGCTGCGGGTGATCTCGGGCGGGCGCGGGGTGCAGCGTTGCACCGTCTTTGCCGAGGGGCTGGTCGAGGTGCAGGATGCGGCGTCGCAGGCCGTGGTCGAGACGCTGCCGGTCGCGGCGGGGGACCGGGTGCTGGACCTCTGCGCGGGGGGCGGTGGCAAGGCGCTGGCGCTGGCGGCGCGCGGGGCGCGGGTGACGGCGCATGACGCCAATGCCGGCCGGATGCGCGATCTGCCCGGGCGCGCGGCCAGGGCCGGTGCCCGCATCGACCTGTCGGACCGGCCCGAGGCGGTTGCGCCCTTCGATCTGGTGCTGGCCGACGTGCCCTGCTCCGGCTCGGGTGCGTGGCGCCGGTCGCCCGAGGAGAAGTGGCGGCTGACGGCAGGGGCGCTGGCGGACCTTGTGGCCCTTCAGGCGGCGATCCTGGATCGCGCGGCGGGGCTGGTGCGGCCGGGCGGATCGCTGGCCTATGCCACCTGTTCGCTGCTGAGGGCCGAGAACGATGCCCAGGCGCGCGGCTTTGCGGCGCGCCACCCCGGGTTCCGGCCGCAAATGTCGCGGCACTGGACGCCGCTGGACGGTGGCGACGGATTTTTTGTGGCGATTTTCGAGCGAGCGACCTAG